In Tautonia marina, the genomic stretch ATCACCCAGCAAAACCTGCCGGGCCAGCCCTCCCTGGTCTTCCCGACCGCCGGCACCCCGCAGTTCAAGGAAGCGATGGAACGCAACCAGACCATCGCCGCCCGCGTGATGTACACTGTCGAGGAAGCGCTCGGCCCGATCCAGTCGGCCGCCTCGTACCGCGACCGCGAAACCTCTCGACGCTGGCAAGCGCACTATGATCTGATGAGGGCTCGCCTCCTGGCCGTCAAGATCCGCTGCTACGAATACGATTGGGCCTGCGCCCAGATGAAGGTCAACCCTCGGCCCTTTGACAACGAGAAGTCCAACGCCTGGCGATTGGAGCCGGATTCCGAGATTCACTACAGCCCCTCGGCGCAACGAGCCGGAGAGGAGGCCCGAGAACTGCTCGAACGGGTCATGACCGAGCATCGCGGCACCCCCTGGGCCGTCCTCGCCCAGCGCGAGCTGCGCGACCCGTTCGGCTTCAAGTGGGTCGAGACCTACGTGCCCCCTCCGCCTCCCCCCTCCGACAACGGCGGCGCGGCCCGCAAGAAGAACCAACCCAACGCCAACGGCCCGGCCGCTCCCGTGCCCAAGTTGTAAGAAGCCCCCTGGCCCGTTAAGCTTTTGATCCATCCCTCGGGATGAGTGAGTGACCCTGAAGCCCTGACCGCCGATTCGCCTCGAACCCGATCCCCGAGTCTCAACTGTTCGATCCCGTCCGTTGTCGCACGATCCTCGACGTTCGTCTGCTTCCGATTCGAGGACCCAGCTCCCCGGCTCACGTCGCGGCCGGGGGGTGATCGAATCGATGAGGAATGACCCCCCGAGATCGAGATTCCGCCTTGTGCTCCAGGTCCCGAAGCGGCCTGGAGCAGGTTCGAATCCGCCTCGCATCGGTCGTCTGACCGCAGCCGCGGACGCCGATTCGAACCGACCGCAAGGTCACCGCCCCGGGAGGACCGCATGAGCACCCAGATCTCCCGCTCCGACGCCGACCTGCTTGGCACCTCCGATACGCCGGTCTCCACTGCTCCCGGCGCGGTCGAGGCCATTGCCACCACCGAGTCGCCCGCTCGATCGGCCGGCAATCGGCCCCCGATCCCCGACGCCTCGACCCCTTCGCCGGAACCGAGCGACGCGGCCCCCAAGGAGGCCAAGCCCGCCAAGCCGGCCCGGAAACCTCGGACGAGACGGAGAGCCCCGGTCTGGAAGTGGGACGCGCCCAGCTGGGGCGTCTCGCTGATGGTCCACATCGCGGTGCTCGTGGCCCTCGGTTTGATGGCCGTCGGGGGCCAGATCGAACCGCTTGCCGGCTCGATCGACGCCGGCACCGAGGATACGAGCCGGGCCGAGGAGGATCTGACCGCCCTCTACGCCGAACCCTCGGCCGACGAGCGCGAGCTGGCCGTGGGAGACCCGACGAGCATGCTCGCCCCCGGCGCTCCCTCGGCCACCCCGGCCATCCGGACGGCCACGGCCGAGGTCAGCGAAACCAGGAGCCTCGCCGGCATGATCGACATCGCCGTGCCGACGCCCAGCACCTCGCTCATTCCGTCCACCGGCACCCTCAACCGCGACCTCAGCGGCGGCCGGCGGATCAGCGGCGAGACCGGCCGCCCGACCGACGGCTACGGCGAGGCGCTCGACCAGCTCGCCCGGGAGATTCTGGCCCACCTGGCCACCAGCCGCGTCACCGTCCTCTGGATGTTCGACGAGTCGGGCAGCATGAAGGACGACCAGCGGATGATCCGAGACAAGTTCGACCGGGTCATCAGCGAGCTGCGCATCCAGGTTCCCAGCGATCGGCGAGAGGCCGGCGACCTGGAGCACGCCATCATCGGCTTCGGCGAGACGATCCATTACGAGGACTCCCGCCCCCGGGCCGACCTGGAGGACATCCGTCAGGCCATCGACGGCCTTCGGGTCGACGAGTCGGGCGTCGAGCGGACGATGAAGGCCGGGTTTGAGGCACTGGCCCGATACAGCCGGATCATCGAAAAGGATCGCAAGGTTCTGATGGTCCTGATTACCGACGAGTCGGGAGACGACGGCGATCTGGTCGAACAGGCTCGGCTGGCGATGGTCAACCGAGGGGTGACGGCCTACGTGCTCGGCCGCCAGTCGATGTTCGGCTACGACACGGTTCGGCTCCGCTACCAGGACCCGGTGACCGGCGACATCTACTGGCCGACGATCGCCCGAGGACCCGAAACTGCCGGCCTGGAGATGCTCCAGTGGGACGGCCTCTGGAAAGACCGCCACGACGAGCAGCCCTCCGGCTTCGCCCCTTATGAGCTGGCCCGCCTGGTCAAGGATACCGGCGGCATCTTCTTCCTCTTGCCCAACGAGGAAGAGCTGCGCAACCGGCCGGGCGGTGAGAAGGCCTACCCCTTCGAGACCCTCAAGGAATACTCGCCCGACTACAGCCCCCGGGCCGACTACGCCTCTCGGGTCGCCCAGAGCGATCTGCGGCGGACGATGAACGAGATCATCCAGCTCACCCAGAAGGACTTCGGCTTCGAGCGGCACTTCCCGGTCAACCCGCCTGAGCTGGGCCAGAAGATCGCCCAGGAACTGCCCAAGGTCGAGATTCAGCTCCGTGCCCTGCGGGAGATCGAGACCCGACTCCGCGCCATGGAGCCGGCCCGCGATAAGGAGGTCAACCGCCGCTGGCAGGCCAACTACGACCTGATGCTCGCCCAGGTCGTCGCCTTCCAGATCAAGGCCTACGAATACCGGGCCTGCCTGGCCGAAATGGTGAGCCTGGCCAATCAGGGGAAGCTCAAGCCCAAGAACCCGCCCATCCCCAACCAGCGCCGAACCGACTGGGTCATCAACCACTCCGGCAAGAAAAAGGCCCCGACTGAGGAAACCGAGAAGCGCTACGCCGAGGCGACCCAACTGCTCAACGAGGTGATCGAACGCCATCCCGACACCCCCTGGGCCGACCTGGCGCAACTGACCCTCAACCGCGGCCTCGGCTGCGACTGGTCGGAGTGGAGCGTCCACCCCGACTACAACAAGCGGGCCGCCCTGGTGCCGAAGTACTGACCGGGGCCGAAACCCGATCGCGGCCCGATCCACTCACCCGCAAGCCGGGGGTCAAGCCGACATAAGATGCCGGCTTGATCCTCCCCGGACCTGGTGTTCCCCGATGGCGGTGAGCGGAGCGATCAGAGCTTGTCGGCCGAGATGATCTCGCCGCCGGCTCGGGTCATCAACGCGGCGAAGGTGGCGGCGTCGATCGTCTCCTTGACGAAGCGGACCGAGCCGTCGGCCATGCCCAGGTGGGCGCCTCCCGGGTGGAAGCTGTAGACGGCGAAGCGGTTCGAGCAGTTGACCATGCACGAGCCCTTGCCGGCTCCTGAGCCGTTGTAGCCCCAGGCAACGAAGACGTTCCCCTCGGCCCAGCCGCAGATCAGGACGCTGGTGGCGGCCGACGTGCCGGCGTTCGGGACAGGCTGTCGGCCGCGATACATGAGCGGTCGGCCCGCGCTTTCGAGGAACATGGCCGTGTTCGAGGTGCCGTCGCGGATCTCCTGGATCTTGCGGCGCCCGCTGTTGGAATTGCCCTGGAAGACGCCGTCGGTGTTCGGCCTCGGGCCGGGCAAGACCGCCGGAGGGGCCCAGAGGTTCGAGTTGATTCCGGCCCCGGCGGCATAGTCGGCCGCGGCGGCCGGCCAGCGCTCGACCGAGTCGCGCAGGTCGGCCGGGATGGTCGCCGGAAAGAACGGATTCATCAACGGAGACTCAGGAGTGCTCGGGCAGAGGAAGACCGACAGCGGGAACTGCACGGCCGTGCTGTTGGCCATCACCCGGAAGTGATCCTCGTGGTTGTAGGCGTCGAACAGGTTGCCTTGCTCGAAGTAAGGGAGGAGCTGGGCTCCCCAGTAGCGGATTGGGCTGTTTTCGTTGGTCGGGAAGGAGTCGAAGGCGGTGTAGAAGTTGTGGGCCGCCAGACCCAGTTGCCGCAGGTTGTTGGCACACTGGGCGCGTCGGGCGGCTTCTCGGGCGGCCTGAACGGCCGGCAGCAAGAGGGCGATCAGGACGCCGATGATGGCAATGACGACCAGAAGCTCGATGAGCGTGAAACCTCGGCGATGGGCCGCGGGCATGGATGAAACTCCGGCGGGACGAAGGATCAAGGGATGGTGATCGGGCAAACGCTCGCGAGGGACCTTCGCGGAAGCGTTGCCGGGGTGGGCGTGTCAGGACGCGGGCGAGTGATCGTGCAGGCCGGGCAAGGTCGGTGGTCGGACCCGGGTTTTCGGCTCGGTCAGGGATTCGAGGAAGGCCCGCAGGTCGTCGCGGTCCTGGGCGTTCAGGCCGAGCGGTTTGAGCAAGGGAGACTTCGTCGGAAAGAGCGGGTCGTCCTTCTGATCCTCCCGAGGCCGAAGGGTGGCCATGCCGGCGTCGTACATGCGGAGGACACCGTCCAGCTCGAACAGGC encodes the following:
- a CDS encoding vWA domain-containing protein — encoded protein: MSTQISRSDADLLGTSDTPVSTAPGAVEAIATTESPARSAGNRPPIPDASTPSPEPSDAAPKEAKPAKPARKPRTRRRAPVWKWDAPSWGVSLMVHIAVLVALGLMAVGGQIEPLAGSIDAGTEDTSRAEEDLTALYAEPSADERELAVGDPTSMLAPGAPSATPAIRTATAEVSETRSLAGMIDIAVPTPSTSLIPSTGTLNRDLSGGRRISGETGRPTDGYGEALDQLAREILAHLATSRVTVLWMFDESGSMKDDQRMIRDKFDRVISELRIQVPSDRREAGDLEHAIIGFGETIHYEDSRPRADLEDIRQAIDGLRVDESGVERTMKAGFEALARYSRIIEKDRKVLMVLITDESGDDGDLVEQARLAMVNRGVTAYVLGRQSMFGYDTVRLRYQDPVTGDIYWPTIARGPETAGLEMLQWDGLWKDRHDEQPSGFAPYELARLVKDTGGIFFLLPNEEELRNRPGGEKAYPFETLKEYSPDYSPRADYASRVAQSDLRRTMNEIIQLTQKDFGFERHFPVNPPELGQKIAQELPKVEIQLRALREIETRLRAMEPARDKEVNRRWQANYDLMLAQVVAFQIKAYEYRACLAEMVSLANQGKLKPKNPPIPNQRRTDWVINHSGKKKAPTEETEKRYAEATQLLNEVIERHPDTPWADLAQLTLNRGLGCDWSEWSVHPDYNKRAALVPKY
- a CDS encoding DUF1559 family PulG-like putative transporter, which gives rise to MPAAHRRGFTLIELLVVIAIIGVLIALLLPAVQAAREAARRAQCANNLRQLGLAAHNFYTAFDSFPTNENSPIRYWGAQLLPYFEQGNLFDAYNHEDHFRVMANSTAVQFPLSVFLCPSTPESPLMNPFFPATIPADLRDSVERWPAAAADYAAGAGINSNLWAPPAVLPGPRPNTDGVFQGNSNSGRRKIQEIRDGTSNTAMFLESAGRPLMYRGRQPVPNAGTSAATSVLICGWAEGNVFVAWGYNGSGAGKGSCMVNCSNRFAVYSFHPGGAHLGMADGSVRFVKETIDAATFAALMTRAGGEIISADKL